One window of the Nothobranchius furzeri strain GRZ-AD chromosome 3, NfurGRZ-RIMD1, whole genome shotgun sequence genome contains the following:
- the si:ch1073-335m2.2 gene encoding msx2-interacting protein isoform X2, whose amino-acid sequence MVRETRHLWVGNLPEHVREEKIVEHFKRYGRVESVKVLRKRGSEGGVAAFVDFVDIKSAQKAHNAVNKMGDRDLRTDYNEPGSVPSAVRGLEDGSPSSSRDVTGFTRGTVGPVFGPPVSLHTREGRYERRIDGSESRDRAYDHSPYGHHDRSGTFDRQRHYNAEYYRDRTVFTTAGPGGTAIGGSFEASDPHFDSRIRDPFALTNSTRRDLYRDDRGRRVDRTYHRRRSRSSHSSQSRHPSPQRTTGQTSKTPHSPKRTPLSPGRGPRSRSRSRSSSSDSVSSTSSTGSGSDSNSSSSDGSRARSIQSSAAPQSSMVLESDEPRRSFGIKVQNLPVRSTDTSLKDGLFHEFKKYGKVTSVQIHGASEDRYGLVFFRQQQDQEKALTVSKGKLFFGMLIEVTAWNGPETESENEFRPLDGRIDEFHPKATRTLFIGNLEKTTSYQQLLDIFERFGEIVDIDIKKANGVPQYAFVQYADIASVCKAIKKMDGEYLGNNRLKLGFGKSMPTTCVWINGLTPNITEQYLTRHFLRYGHVVKVVFDRLKGMALILYNNTEFAQTAVRETKGWKLGGNKIKVDFASQESQMAFYRSMQTSGQDIRDFYEIPPERREERRPPYHEFTAERAYFENIRTPGLFPEDARRDYAARSRERFPELEHYQGEHFEPRYHEDPRDYRDYRDPFEQDIRKYTYIQRERERERERFEADRSRWSPSHPRRAITPSISPSPSERAPRDPERRVYSQSSERSGSVSSLSPPHFDKSEKALQEHASKNEKTTQPERVAGTEKTKRPRRKEKADKDKADKGKSRKAKGASPSNLLPETEPEGGFDEVSARRGSDQDAPERQKCKGESDSQTENQLSVPHQDSVKIERPELNKGDNSELDGKARPKKHSKSDIGNDGKDSSVDLDRLAARKRRFADTGGKTVPVKRSRHEEEESGQSSDLGTSSVVLKEDTDKRKDQPRRDARLKTDKCVSQKDGHEDLAGQREKAEGSLDIQDAKRHSGSTTSRRVSQEGNSDQSSVREQDHHAAIRPSQNAEPNKIKNKEDHIDIDLSQSCRKQMELNRRLHLQKQRESDKSEKAENLLRNETEDLEHRSLVHEVGKPPEDVTDNFPSHKQKKTDQFDTDSGTKRERFYRRQRSKDSEWNSTPSPGHQLFSQHADEEFLDAPQREFSRNDEKIPSDLELFVKRTQNTQVNKPNIPLSSVEEEQQKRWESRGKQDLLPNLNFSRSIGKNIQNRKHMEYGLWHDLEPGELRSDSEEDREVKPCSPVPSTSMPFPERPRPDRFSDPKLAILERNKFYSFAFDQTITPDTKALLERAKSLSSSREDSWSFLDFDSHFVNFRNRKDTEKVESTPRPTPSWYRKKIRSGSEDKLDDRKEEPKPEEQERRELFASRFLHSAVFELDSRRLQLLERKHKELEQMQSQQASQHGTDELDTGPVVLFYSRFLELTQLQQKSKTPQVQEDKGDINTSESKEKAPDPEQQAVQSPETTKPTTGMEVKPVNPAEEAIPVQKLTPNTVVKSENKDVAPSDEKPVPLNPAPVVHQLVSIAKEEMKEEVKQRDEVTPTQHSPAETIKPEPAPSVTSEPSYSLDESKLSSYKEKLDVIVEDVKAPAKEQARCPDSNEELASNVEPKQDTEKTLADISTASSPVHPSFVEEEDVIKKEMFSILETAVEPEEENVLQTSKEQKPINVTIEEPVSLRENKIKEIKTKKSKQPPAQAAPIPAPSTTVSEKQATRKSERIDKEKLKRGSSPRAEGKSTAKSPIHGSDHDASEQSIPLGRARRRNVKSVYATPVEDDTLVRCGKEIPESPRTIRKRGTEKDVMQQSTEQEPPVPTQPKRGRPPKNRKLGEESSAAKAEKIKSANKDTDLNESECGERFSRVSKGKTCPQVTKSSVNQTPSAPGSGLTKKGDKNEAVDETQEVNFTDADNFHLVDSSNSGKDLAAKNDIVTELGKDKDVGHEKNCEEKSNGKETECVVDEKSTPEKDKSSRGKVKLTRTQKSPVLKNLKISLNVTEVKDLLQQDLGNQEDTTKKIKPCDQNDPASKNINANKGCTNEEKDSKEHETSKNLIAQERELEQAVENIAKLTDPTFPTEPNPLVRPAETKSDVDEEKPSNPASETELMAAIDSITAEDMSASLPQAPPISANVCSEPEMQNFSQPIKLEEAETNLSSIQEPTFPNTPKKCNKGRPKTPKRSKTTKQVRKDPKEELREEPIMALAEKTTSDGKIEPKTPPSAAAAVITSTAWKPESETLAVKSTESTLSLEEQKQPLKPLYPHAKSPIIQKPQQLPPETISPSLTSNKLNIRPIQTNRAPVSPPDWAQQSKDTSVSSHVMSLATKESQLPSSDVEKMDTDRGTSDLRQILQHKTASLQASNCIPSNLSNLRDQNPPDINTPLTTVVPNKSPHSDGKFQSHSLLPVVRPPASLPVPETKSVISVIASTATSVISRVCNPPESEEKANINIGNPCMEMVLPKTAYKPIKDESGSYHGPSDEGASAARFIVESPTLTGTCSGLRVNTSEGVVVLSHSGQKTEGPQRISAKISKIPQATVGDMESQQLVSMPQIKQDIYGHSQSGLPKGSSSQADHGHTGKPQSATIKHESSSLEKMESVYPSGPQGVVKRLGQTNQQVMGYHQEYMPLKHPKKTDSADPHGADGGKTSWTSAVSPAISPHLPSPPGNHVGFVTAAGERASLHVTGIKQEPRSPRKSGHPHSPFTKVSSPIGSSSPKGITVMLPSAMQQYITGVHHPEQSVIMPPHSVPGGLGRMSPHCVAQSIPVGHLVQDVRVNTPPLSVMNYGMHSEPLASPWPGPMQQRSSSPQAPGRDKVVKVNPGSLRTHEGDQEESRHLHPVVRPSATLQSDPRGPLRGNVQLETYMAQREMRMLMHQQGDRMTTDPHSGHIQDTLPPSLSPRAPMLAKGVPEKDLTKSLEAKRPHSPLPKDGMMGVRQSGPAMASPQRVQLMPPGPSGAFPEYSNRYSNRIHSQMAEPSVGHNQPPVNVTPALGGDLQTKPDGKMAQPVNMLQLLTKYPIVWQGLLALKNDTAAVQLHFVCGNKALAHRSLPLQEGGALLRIVQRMRLEASQLESVARRMTGDSDYCLLLALPCGRDQDDVINQTQALKAAFISYLQTKLAAGIINIPNPGSNQPAYVLQIFPPCEFSESHLSQLAPDLLDRISSISPHLMIVITSV is encoded by the exons ATGGTTCGGGAAACCAGACACCTTTGGGTGGGAAATTTACCCGAACATGTTCGCGAGGAGAAGATTGTGGAGCATTTTAAACG GTATGGCCGTGTGGAGAGTGTTAAAGTTCTGCGAAAGCGAGGGTCAGAGGGTGGTGTTGCAGCCTTTGTGGATTTTGTGGATATTAAAAGTGCACAGAAGGCTCACAATGCTGTCAACAAGATGGGAGACAGAGACCTTCGGACTGACTACAATGAGCCAGGGTCAGTCCCTAGTGCTGTCCGGGGCCTTGAAGACGGCTCCCCCTCCAGCAGTCGAGACGTTACTGGATTCACTAGGGGAACAGTTGGTCCAGTGTTCGGGCCACCTGTGTCCCTACACACCCGAGAGGGACGTTATGAACGGAGAATAGATGG TTCAGAAAGCCGTGACCGTGCGTATGATCACAGCCCATATGGACATCACGACCGCAGTGGAACGTTCGACAGACAGCGTCACTACAATGCTGAATATTACCGTGACCGCACTGTTTTTACAACTGCTGGCCCAGGGGGCACTGCTATTGGGGGAAGCTTTGAGGCATCAGACCCACATTTTGACTCTAGAATACGAGACCCATTTGCTCTTACAAATTCAACACGACGTGACCTGTACAGAGATGACCGGGGGCGACGTGTTGATCGGACCTATCATCGGAGACGAAGCAGATCATCTCATTCCTCGCAGTCGAGGCATCCTTCGCCTCAAAGGACCACAGGGCAAACGTCCAAAACTCCTCATTCCCCCAAAAGAACCCCCTTGTCTCCAGGGAGAGGCCCGAGATCGCGATCTCGCAGCAGATCTTCAAGCTCGGACTCTGTCAGCAGCACCAGCAGCACAGGCAGCGGCAG CGATTCAAACAGCAGCTCCAGTGATGGTTCTCGGGCACGCTCTATTCAATCATCAGCTGCACCTCAGTCGTCTATGGTCCTGGAGTCTGACGAGCCACGTAGGAGCTTTGGGATTAAAGTGCAAAATCTTCCAGTGCGCTCAAcag ACACTAGTTTAAAAGATGGACTCTTCCATGAATTCAAAAAATATGGAAAAGTGACCTCAGTGCAGATCCACGGCGCATCAGAAGACCGTTATGGTTTGGTGTTCTTcagacagcaacaggaccaggagAAAGCTCTCACTGTTTCTAAAGGAAAGCTGTTCTTTGGCATGCTTATTGAGGTCACTGCCTGGAATGGTCCTG AAACTGAGTCTGAAAACGAGTTCAGGCCATTGGATGGGCGCATAGATGagtttcacccaaaggctaccagGACACTTTTTATAGGGAACCTCGAAAAGACTACGAGTTACCAGCAACTGCTTGACATCTTTGAGCGATTTGGAGAAATTGTT GACATTGACATCAAGAAGGCCAATGGAGTTCCTCAGTATGCCTTTGTTCAATATGCTGATATTGCCAGTGTTTGCAAGGCcataaagaaaatggatggagagTATCTGGGGAATAATAGGCTAAAG CTTGGTTTTGGGAAGAGTATGCCTACAACGTGTGTTTGGATTAACGGTTTAACCCCAAATATTACCGAGCAGTACCTCACAAGGCACTTCTTGCGCTATGGACATGTAGTTAAG GTTGTGTTTGATCGACTAAAAGGGATGGCCCTCATCTTGTACAACAACACAGAATTTGCTCAAACAGCTGTGAGGGAGACCAAAGGCTGGAAGCTCGGGGGTAATAAAATAaag GTGGATTTTGCAAGTCAAGAAAGTCAGATGGCATTCTACCGCTCAATGCAGACCTCTGGCCAAGACATTCGAGACTTTTACGAAATTCCACCTGAGCGACG AGAGGAACGCAGGCCTCCTTATCATGAATTCACCGCAGAGAGAGCTTACTTTGAAAACATCAGAACCCCTGGTCTTTTTCCAGAGGATGCTCGAAGAgactatgctgcacgaagcagagAACGCTTTCCTGAACTGGAACATTATCAGGGCGAGCACTTTGAGCCACGTTATCATGAAGACCCAAGGGACTACAGGGATTACAGAGACCCATTCGAGCAGGACATCAGAAAGTACACATATATACAAAGAGAACGAGAAAGAGAGCGGGAGCGTTTTGAAGCTGATCGTAGCAGGTGGAGTCCATCTCATCCTAGGCGAGCCATTACTCCTTCAATATCACCTTCACCTTCTGAACGAGCTCCCAGAGACCCTGAACGGCGGGTTTACAGCCAGTCTTCTGAGAGAAGTGGTAGTGTGAGTTCACTGTCACCGCCACATTTTGACAAATCTGAAAAAGCCCTGCAAGAACATGCGTCAAAGAATGAGAAGACCACTCAACCTGAACGAGTAGCAGGAACCGAAAAGACCAAACGTCCAAGGCGTAAAGAAAAGGCTGACAAAGATAAAGCTGACAAGGGCAAATCAAGGAAAGCAAAGGGTGCGTCCCCATCTAATCTActaccagaaacggagcccgaggGTGGTTTTGATGAAGTGTCTGCAAGAAGAGGATCAGACCAGGATGCTCCAGAGAGACAGAAATGTAAGGGAGAAAGTGACAGTCAAACTGAAAACCAGTTGTCAGTTCCCCATCAAGATTCAGTAAAAATTGAAAGACCCGAATTGAATAAAGGGGATAATTCCGAATTAGATGGGAAAGCTCGACCCAAGAAGCATTCAAAGTCTGATATTGGAAATGATGGGAAGGATTCATCAGTGGATTTAGATCGCCTTGCTGCAAGAAAAAGACGATTTGCCGATACAGGTGGAAAGACTGTGCCAGTAAAGAGAAGCAGGCATGAGGAGGAAGAAAGTGGTCAGTCCTCTGACCTTGGTACCAGTTCTGTTGTTTTGAAAGAAGACACTGACAAACGCAAAGATCAACCAAGAAGAGATGCACGACTCAAAACTGATAAATGCGTCAGTCAAAAGGATGGTCATGAGGACCTTGCTGGACAAAGAGAGAAAGCTGAGGGGTCATTAGACATACAAGACGCAAAACGACATTCAGGAAGCACAACTTCCAGAAGAGTTTCACAGGAAGGAAATTCAGATCAAAGCAGTGTGAGAGAACAAGACCACCACGCTGCAATCAGGCCTAGTCAGAATGCTGAGCCTAACAAAATCAAGAACAAAGAAGATCACATTGATATTGACCTTTCTCAGAGTTGTCGCAAGCAGATGGAACTTAACAGACGTTTACATCTACAGAAACAACGTGAGTCAGACAAATCTGAAAAAGCAGAAAATCTTCTGAGAAATGAAACCGAAGACTTGGAACACCGTAGTTTAGTGCATGAAGTTGGTAAACCACCCGAGGATGTCACAGACAATTTTCCATCTCACAAACAGAAGAAAACAGACCAATTTGACACAGACTCTGGTACAAAGAGAGAGCGCTTCTATAGAAGACAGAGAAGCAAAGATTCTGAGTGGAACAGTACGCCATCTCCAGGTCACCAGCTCTTTTCTCAGCATGCAGATGAAGAATTTCTAGATGCCCCTCAGAGAGAGTTTAGTCGAAATGATGAGAAAATTCCCTCAGATCTTGAGTTGTTTGTAAAAAGAACGCAAAATACACAAGTTAACAAGCCAAACATCCCTTTGAGTAGTGTGGAGGAAGAACAGCAAAAGAGATGGGAGAGCAGAGGCAAACAAGACTTGTTGCCTAATCTGAACTTTTCTAGAAGCATAGGTAAAAACATCCAGAATCGCAAACACATGGAGTATGGCCTGTGGCATGACCTGGAACCCGGGGAATTACGATCCGACTCTGAAGAGGACAGGGAAGTGAAACCatgctctcctgtgccctctactTCCATGCCTTTTCCTGAAAGGCCTAGACCCGATAGGTTTTCAGACCCCAAGCTAGCAATTCTTGAAAGAAACAAATTTTACTCATTTGCTTTTGACCAGACCATCACTCCTGATACAAAGGCTTTGCTAGAACGAGCGAAATCTCTCTCATCTTCTCGAGAAGACAGTTGGTCATTTTTAGATTTCGATTCTCACTTTGTAAATTTTCGCAACAGGAAAGACACAGAGAAAGTTGAATCAACACCAAGACCTACTCCTTCTTGGTACAGGAAAAAGATACGAAGTGGATCTGAGGACAAACTTGATGACAGGAAAGAAGAGCCTAAGCCAGAGGAGCAGGAGCGCAGAGAACTTTTTGCCTCGCGCTTTCTTCACAGTGCTGTATTCGAGTTGGATTCTAGACGACTTCAACTTCTTGAACGCAAACACAAAGAACTTGAGCAAATGCAAAGCCAACAAGCAAGTCAGCATGGGACAGATGAACTGGATACAGGGCCAGTTGTCCTTTTTTATAGTAGATTTCTGGAGCTTACACAATTACAACAGAAGAGCAAAACCCCTCAAGTGCAAGAAGACAAAGGAGACATAAATACCAGTGAAAGTAAAGAGAAAGCACCTGATCCAGAACAACAAGCTGTACAGTCTCCTGAAACGACCAAacccaccacagggatggaagtGAAACCTGTCAATCCAGCTGAAGAAGCTATTCCTGTACAAAAACTCACACCTAATACTGTCGTCAAGTCTGAGAACAAGGATGTGGCTCCATCAGATGAGAAGCCTGTTCCCTTAAATCCAGCTCCTGTTGTACATCAACTTGTGTCTATAGCAAAAGAAGAAATGAAGGAGGAAGTAAAACAAAGGGATGAAGTCACGCCTACGCAACATTCACCAGCTGAGACAATAAAGCCAGAACCTGCACCTTCAGTAACTTCTGAACCTAGCTACTCATTGGATGAATCTAAGCTTTCTTCATACAAAGAGAAACTGGATGTCATTGTTGAGGATGTAAAAGCTCCAGCTAAAGAGCAAGCACGCTGCCCTGACTCTAATGAGGAGTTGGCCAGCAATGTAGAACCAAAACAGGACACTGAGAAAACTCTAGCAGACATATCCACAGCTAGCAGTCCAGTGCACCCTAGTTTTGTTGAAGAGGAAGATGTAATAAAAAAAGAGATGTTTTCCATCCTTGAAACAGCAGTAGAGCCAGAAGAGGAGAACGTTCTCCAAACTAGTAAAGAGCAGAAACCTATTAATGTAACAATTGAAGAGCCAGTCTCTCTgagggaaaataaaataaaagaaattaaaaCTAAAAAGAGCAAACAGCCTCCTGCTCAGGCTGCTCCAATACCTGCACCATCTACCACAGTCTCTGAGAAACAAGCAACACGCAAGAGTGAGCGCATTGATAAAGAGAAGCTAAAACGTGGTTCATCTCCAAGAGCTGAAGGAAAGTCCACAGCCAAGTCGCCTATTCATGGGTCAGATCATGATGCCTCAGAGCAGAGTATACCGCTCGGTCGAGCCAGACGAAGAAATGTTAAATCAGTCTATGCCACTCCAGTTGAAGATGACACGCTAGTTCGTTGTGGAAAGGAAATTCCAGAGTCACCACGCACCATTAGAAAACGGGGCACAGAGAAGGATGTAATGCAACAAAGTACAGAACAAGAACCTCCCGTTCCAACTCAGCCAAAACGAGGTCGCCCTCCTAAGAACCGCAAACTAGGAGAAGAAAGTTCAGCTGCTAAAGCAGAAAAAATTAAATCTGCAAACAAAGACACTGATTTGAATGAATCTGAATGTGGTGAACGATTTTCAAGAGTTTCCAAAGGGAAAACATGCCCTCAAGTCACAAAGAGTTCTGTTAATCAGACACCCTCAGCCCCAGGATCTGGGTTAACAAAAAAGGGGGACAAAAATGAGGCAGTTGACGAGACACAAGAAGTTAATTTCACTGATGCAGACAATTTCCATTTAGTAGATTCATCAAATTCAGGCAAAGATTTAGCAGCCAAAAATGACATTgttacagaactaggcaaagataAAGATGTCGGCCATGAGAAAAATTGTGAGGAAAAATCAAATGGAAAAGAGACAGAGTGTGTGGTTGATGAGAAATCCACTCCTGAGAAAGACAAAAGTTCTAGAGGAAAAGTCAAGTTGACCAGAACTCAAAAGTCTCCTGTGCTCAAGAACCTAAAAATTAGCCTAAATGTCACAGAGGTTAAAGATCTTCTTCAACAAGATCTTGGGAATCAAGAAGACACAACCAAAAAGATCAAACCTTGTGACCAGAATGATCCTGCTTCAAAAAACATAAATGCTAACAAAGGATGTACTAATGAAGAAAAAGATTCAAAAGAACATGAAACCTCTAAAAACCTAATTGCACAGGAGCGTGAATTGGAACAAGCGGTGGAGAATATCGCTAAGCTTACTGACCCAACATTTCCTACTGAACCAAATCCACTTGTCCGACCAGCAGAGACAAAAAGTGACGTAGATGAAGAAAAACCTTCTAATCCTGCCAGCGAGACAGAACTAATGGCGGCCATTGACTCAATAACTGCTGAAGATATGAGTGCATCTCTTCCTCAAGCACCTCCAATAAGTGCAAATGTATGTTCAGAACCTGAAATGCAAAACTTTAGTCAGCCCATCAAGTTAGAAGAAGCTGAAACAAATCTTTCTTCCATACAAGAGCCTACCTTTCCTAACACACCCAAAAAGTGCAACAAGGGAAGACCAAAAACACCTAAACGTTCTAAGACCACTAAACAAGTAAGAAAAGATCCAAAAGAAGAACTAAGGGAGGAACCCATAATGGCTTTAGCTGAGAAAACAACTTCAGATGGAAAGATTGAGCCCAAGACACCTCCGTCAGCGGCTGCTGCAGTTATTACTTCTACTGCTTGGAAACCAGAGTCTGAAACTTTAGCCGTAAAGAGTACAGAGTCAACATTATCACTGGAGGAGCAGAAACAACCCTTGAAACCTTTGTATCCTCATGCTAAGAGTCCAATAATCCAAAAGCCCCAGCAGTTGCCACCTGAAACCATCTCCCCTTCTCTGACCTCAAACAAGTTAAATATCAGACCCATTCAAACAAACCGAGCTCCTGTTTCTCCACCAGACTGGGCTCAACAGTCTAAAGATACAAGTGTTTCTTCACATGTCATGTCATTGGCAACCAAAGAAAGCCAGCTACCATCCTCAGACGTGGAGAAGATGGATACTGATCGAGGCACAAGTGACTTGAGACAGATTCTTCAGCACAAAACTGCTTCACTCCAAGCCAGCAATTGTATTCCTAGTAATCTATCAAATCTTCGAGATCAAAACCCACCGGACATCAACACTCCACTTACAACTGTTGTCCCAAATAAGTCACCACACTCTGATGGTAAATTTCAAAGTCATTCATTACTTCCAGTTGTTCGACCACCAGCTTCTTTACCCGTCCCTGAGACTAAATCTGTGATTTCTGTTATTGCGTCTACAGCAACCTCTGTTATAAGTCGTGTTTGTAACCCACCTGAGTCTGAGGAAAAGGCTAACATTAATATCGGAAATCCCTGtatggagatggttttacccaaaACAGCCTATAAGCCAATCAAAGATGAGAGTGGATCATACCACGGACCATCTGATGAAGGGGCAAGTGCTGCACGCTTTATTGTTGAGAGCCCCACTCTCACTGGGACGTGCTCTGGACTGAGAGTAAATACATCTGAAGGAGTGGTAGTGTTGAGCCACTCTGGTCAGAAAACGGAGGGACCACAAAGGATTAGTGCAAAGATTAGTAAAATCCCTCAAGCAACGGTAGGGGACATGGAATCTCAGCAGTTGGTGTCCATGCCTCAGATTAAACAGGACATTTATGGTCATTCTCAGTCAGGACTTCCAAAGGGGTCTTCGTCCCAGGCAGATCATGGACACACAGGCAAACCTCAGTCAGCCACTATTAAACATGAAAGCAGCAGTTTGGAAAAGATGGAATCTGTTTACCCATCTGGACCTCAAGGGGTAGTAAAACGCCTTGGTCAGACTAACCAACAAGTGATGGGTTATCATCAAGAGTACATGCCGTTAAAGCATCCAAAGAAGACCGACAGTGCTGATCCCCATGGTGCGGATGGAGGTAAAACGTCCTGGACCTCAGCTGTAAGTCCTGCCATCAGCCCTCATTTGCCTTCTCCACCTGGGAACCATGTAGGATTTGTCACAGCAGCTGGTGAGAGGGCTTCTTTGCATGTCACTGGAATTAAACAAGAACCACGATCTCCTCGCAAGTCGGGCCACCCACACTCACCATTTACTAAAGTGTCCTCGCCCATAGGGTCCTCGTCACCCAAGGGCATTACTGTGATGCTACCTTCTGCCATGCAACAATATATCACTGGTGTACACCATCCAGAGCAGTCCGTCATTATGCCACCACACAGCGTACCAGGAGGTTTGGGACGGATGTCCCCTCACTGTGTTGCCCAGTCAATTCCAGTGGGACATCTTGTTCAAGATGTTAGGGTTAACACTCCACCTTTGTCGGTGATGAACTATGGGATGCATAGTGAGCCACTTGCGTCTCCTTGGCCAGGTCCAATGCAGCAACGGTCTTCCTCACCCCAGGCTCCTGGCAGAGACAAGGTTGTCAAAGTTAATCCTGGTTCTTTGAGGACTCATGAAGGGGATCAGGAGGAATCCAGACACTTGCACCCAGTAGTGAGACCATCTGCCACCCTGCAGTCAGATCCTCGTGGACCCTTGAGGGGTAATGTCCAGCTGGAAACCTACATGGCTCAGAGAGAAATGCGTATGCTCATGCACCAGCAGGGTGACCGTATGACCACAGACCCTCACTCAGGACATATTCAAGACACTCTACCCCCCTCTTTATCTCCAAGAGCACCCATGTTGGCAAAAGGTGTACCTGAGAAAGATTTAACAAAGTCATTAGAAGCAAAGAGACCTCACTCCCCTCTTCCAAAAGATGGCATGATGGGTGTGAGGCAGTCTGGTCCAGCTATGGCATCCCCCCAGAGAGTTCAGCTAATGCCACCAGGACCTAGTGGAGCATTCCCAGAGTACTCCAATAGATACTCAAACCGCATCCATTCTCAAATGGCAGAACCTTCTGTTGGGCATAACCAGCCGCCAGTGAACGTCACCCCAGCTTTA GGTGGAGACCTCCAGACAAAACCAGATGGCAAGATGGCGCAACCTGTTAATATGCTGCAGTTGCTCACA AAATACCCTATTGTGTGGCAAGGCCTTCTGGCGCTAAAGAATGACACAGCTGCAGTCCAGTTACATTTTGTCtgtggaaacaaagctctggctcATCGATCGCTGCCTCTGCAAGAAGGAGGCGCTCTGCTTAGGATTGTCCAAAGAATGAGACTGGAAGCTTCACAGCTGGAGAGTGTAGCCAGAAGAATGACG GGTGACAGTGATTACTGTCTTCTCCTGGCATTGCCATGTGGGCGCGATCAGGACGACGTTATAAACCAGACTCAAGCTCTCAAAGCTGCATTTATTAGCTACTTGCAGACGAAGCTGGCAGCTGGTATCATCAATATTCCCAATCCAGGTTCCAATCAG cCTGCTTATGTGCTTCAGATTTTTCCACCCTGCGAGTTCTCAGAGAGCCACTTGTCACAGCTCGCCCCCGACCTTTTGGACAGGATCTCCAGCATCTCACCACATCTCATGATTGTCATCACCTCTGTGTAA